The proteins below come from a single Burkholderia sp. PAMC 26561 genomic window:
- a CDS encoding GNAT family N-acetyltransferase, with translation MTVRNLDALFHPKSIAVIGASLRAGSIGEMVWSRLSRAGFAGGIWPVNPKHRQIDDAVAYARIEDLPDAPTVAVLCTPPSTWPAIVQQLGERGTRAVVIVGQSGETRGQTVSNWTNRTLAAARPFLLRVVGPASLGVMTPLTGAVLGAPSSPVAAGGVAWVSASNALTNGVLGWANARGLGFSRVVALGDEADVDVGDTLDFLASDARTRAVLLAVESVRMARKFMSAARAAARNKPVLVLRTGHDDPFDALYSAAFRRAGLVRVDSLDDLLDEIETLGVGRVAASDRATVITSDRGVAALAADAFATAGDALALWPDAARKSVTAALPGARLGNPLQLGDAATAADFGAALEALAPHRETGTAFVVHAPTHAAPVAEVARMMIAQKDHAYRGLLACFFGCVDEATRDALHAHGIPVHTTPQRLARGFARLVDYRQGRELLMQTPDGPLPQAVGALDSAQAQVMAALSTGVAELDGERASRVLSQFEIVVKAGPTGPRSDDAIEIDVRLLNHRIFGPVFEFRAAGALGLPDSLHEFALPPLNPLLARDLVMRSPRARELPAETLLNALTALSNAVCEIEQIVALRLTVRVTRQAVVVYEPHLTLAAHRTPLAIQPYPRRLEETLDWNGFQVTVRPIRPDDEAAHSAFVAAMTPEDLRLRFFSSVRSFDHSQLARMTQIDYDREMAFIAVTGEDEAMQTLGVARAIADPDNETAEFAVAVRSDQKGRRLGMLLLSRIIAYCKSRGTRWLAGEALRENTGMIALARRCGFQITPTDDPGVVGFRMRLTDADSAPT, from the coding sequence ATGACCGTACGCAATCTCGACGCGCTATTCCATCCGAAATCGATCGCCGTGATCGGTGCGTCGCTGCGCGCGGGCAGTATCGGCGAAATGGTGTGGTCGCGACTCAGTCGCGCGGGATTCGCGGGTGGGATCTGGCCGGTGAACCCGAAGCATCGTCAGATCGATGACGCTGTGGCCTACGCCCGGATCGAGGATCTGCCCGATGCACCCACCGTGGCAGTGTTGTGCACGCCACCCTCAACATGGCCGGCGATCGTCCAGCAGTTGGGCGAACGGGGCACGCGGGCAGTCGTAATCGTTGGGCAGTCGGGCGAAACCCGTGGCCAGACGGTCAGCAACTGGACAAACCGGACACTTGCCGCGGCACGGCCGTTCTTGTTGCGCGTGGTCGGTCCGGCAAGCCTCGGTGTGATGACGCCGCTCACTGGCGCCGTGCTGGGCGCGCCGTCATCTCCGGTTGCGGCTGGAGGGGTAGCGTGGGTATCGGCGTCGAATGCGCTGACCAATGGCGTGCTCGGTTGGGCGAACGCCCGCGGTCTTGGCTTTTCTAGAGTGGTGGCGCTGGGCGATGAGGCAGATGTCGATGTCGGGGATACCCTCGATTTTCTTGCAAGCGACGCCCGTACGCGTGCAGTCCTGCTTGCCGTTGAATCGGTGCGAATGGCGCGCAAGTTCATGTCAGCGGCGCGCGCTGCCGCACGCAACAAACCTGTGCTCGTTCTACGCACCGGCCACGACGATCCGTTCGACGCGTTATACAGCGCTGCATTCCGGCGTGCGGGTCTGGTACGCGTCGATTCTTTGGACGACCTCCTGGACGAAATCGAGACGCTCGGGGTTGGCCGTGTGGCGGCGAGCGATCGTGCAACCGTGATCACGAGCGACCGGGGCGTAGCAGCGCTTGCAGCCGATGCATTCGCCACCGCCGGCGACGCACTCGCACTCTGGCCCGACGCGGCCCGCAAGTCCGTCACCGCAGCATTGCCGGGCGCGCGGCTCGGCAATCCGCTGCAACTGGGCGACGCCGCCACTGCCGCTGATTTCGGCGCGGCGCTCGAAGCGCTGGCGCCGCATCGTGAGACCGGGACTGCGTTTGTGGTCCATGCGCCGACGCATGCAGCACCGGTTGCCGAGGTCGCGCGCATGATGATCGCCCAGAAGGATCATGCGTATCGCGGATTACTGGCGTGCTTTTTTGGTTGTGTCGATGAAGCCACGCGCGACGCGTTGCATGCGCACGGCATTCCGGTTCACACCACACCGCAGCGGCTCGCACGGGGTTTCGCCCGGCTGGTTGACTATCGCCAGGGCCGTGAATTGTTGATGCAGACGCCCGACGGGCCGCTACCCCAGGCGGTGGGGGCGCTCGACAGCGCGCAGGCTCAGGTGATGGCTGCGTTGAGCACTGGCGTGGCCGAGCTGGATGGCGAGCGTGCGTCGCGGGTTTTGAGTCAGTTTGAAATTGTCGTGAAGGCGGGGCCAACGGGGCCGCGTAGCGACGACGCCATTGAAATCGATGTACGTCTGCTCAACCACCGCATATTCGGTCCGGTATTCGAGTTCAGGGCTGCCGGCGCGCTCGGTTTGCCGGATTCCTTGCACGAGTTCGCCCTTCCGCCGCTAAATCCATTGCTCGCCCGCGACCTCGTGATGCGCTCGCCAAGGGCGCGGGAATTGCCGGCCGAGACCTTGTTGAATGCGCTGACGGCTTTGTCGAATGCGGTGTGTGAAATCGAGCAGATCGTGGCTCTGCGCCTGACAGTACGCGTCACGCGCCAGGCGGTCGTGGTTTATGAGCCGCACCTGACGCTGGCCGCGCACCGCACGCCGCTCGCCATCCAGCCGTATCCGCGCCGGCTTGAGGAGACGCTGGACTGGAACGGATTCCAGGTCACCGTACGTCCAATCCGTCCTGACGACGAAGCCGCCCACAGCGCTTTTGTCGCGGCAATGACGCCCGAGGACCTGCGCCTGCGTTTCTTCAGCTCAGTACGCAGCTTCGATCACTCGCAGCTCGCGCGCATGACGCAGATCGATTACGACCGAGAGATGGCGTTTATCGCAGTGACGGGTGAGGACGAAGCAATGCAGACACTGGGCGTGGCCCGCGCAATAGCGGATCCGGACAACGAGACCGCCGAGTTCGCGGTAGCGGTGCGGTCGGATCAGAAGGGCAGGCGTCTGGGCATGTTGCTGCTGTCGCGGATCATCGCGTATTGCAAGTCGCGCGGAACGCGGTGGCTCGCCGGCGAGGCGCTGCGGGAAAACACCGGAATGATCGCGCTCGCGCGCCGCTGCGGTTTTCAGATCACGCCGACAGATGACCCGGGCGTGGTGGGATTCCGCATGCGGCTGACCGACGCCGATTCGGCGCCGACGTGA
- a CDS encoding IclR family transcriptional regulator, with product MQAEDPSDADRYRAPALDKGLDILELLAEQKDGLTRAEITKSLGRNASEMYRMLERLVARQYVVRSPAGDRYSLSLKLYALAHRHPPMNRLITEALPVMQRFADRAEQSCHLATYDRGNLLVIAQVDGPGTWGISVRLGARIGLIDTGSGRVTLAFQSAEQRAHMLAEHTQVKGETALDPVALESAYARIRADGFLHKESQQTFGVMDVSFPLLGPSGQAVATLTCPFLRRIDEYVAPSLDDVSAMLGEAAAALSMYREPELNSVVEVDG from the coding sequence ATGCAGGCAGAAGATCCCTCCGACGCCGACCGTTATCGCGCGCCCGCGCTGGATAAAGGGCTCGATATCCTCGAATTGCTCGCCGAGCAAAAAGATGGATTGACGCGCGCCGAGATCACGAAATCGCTCGGGCGCAACGCGAGCGAGATGTACCGGATGCTCGAACGGCTGGTCGCGCGGCAGTATGTGGTGCGCTCGCCGGCGGGCGACCGGTATTCGCTGAGCCTCAAGCTGTATGCGCTCGCGCATCGCCATCCGCCGATGAACCGCCTGATCACCGAAGCGCTGCCGGTCATGCAGCGTTTCGCTGATCGCGCCGAGCAATCGTGTCATCTCGCCACGTACGACCGGGGCAATCTTCTTGTGATCGCGCAGGTCGACGGGCCGGGCACGTGGGGTATTTCGGTGCGGCTTGGCGCGCGCATCGGGTTGATCGATACCGGTTCAGGGCGCGTGACGCTCGCGTTCCAAAGCGCCGAACAGCGCGCGCATATGCTTGCCGAACACACGCAGGTCAAGGGCGAGACAGCGCTGGACCCGGTCGCGCTCGAAAGCGCGTACGCGAGGATTCGCGCGGACGGCTTCCTGCATAAGGAAAGTCAGCAGACGTTCGGCGTCATGGATGTGAGTTTTCCGCTGCTCGGGCCTTCGGGTCAGGCCGTCGCGACGCTGACCTGCCCGTTTCTCAGGCGTATCGATGAATACGTCGCACCGTCACTTGACGACGTCAGCGCAATGCTCGGCGAAGCGGCCGCGGCGCTGTCGATGTATCGCGAGCCTGAGTTGAATTCGGTGGTTGAAGTCGATGGTTGA
- a CDS encoding UxaA family hydrolase has product MPHTPHNRTDPRLILQSPQDNCLIAGARLEAGERVEIEGEVVTLAKTIDLGHKVARHALRLDQKVLRYGAIIGHVNSDVQPGDHLHTHNLESDYIPTFTHDAGHAFVDHREKPSQ; this is encoded by the coding sequence GTGCCGCACACCCCGCACAACCGTACCGACCCACGTCTGATTCTTCAAAGCCCGCAAGACAATTGCCTGATTGCAGGTGCGCGTCTGGAGGCGGGCGAGCGCGTCGAGATTGAAGGGGAGGTCGTCACGCTGGCAAAGACCATCGACCTTGGACACAAAGTCGCGCGCCACGCGTTGCGCTTGGATCAAAAAGTGCTCCGTTACGGCGCGATTATCGGCCACGTGAATTCGGACGTTCAGCCCGGCGACCACCTGCACACCCACAATCTCGAGAGCGACTACATCCCGACCTTTACCCACGACGCCGGCCACGCGTTCGTGGATCACCGGGAAAAGCCAAGCCAATGA
- a CDS encoding UxaA family hydrolase encodes MTATTAPQLQGFLRADGRKGIRNVIAVAYLVECAHHVAREIVTQFRPAFDAFDEPNTEQEPPVHLIGFPGCYPNGYAEKMMERLTTHPNVGAVLFVSLGCESMNKHYLVDAVRASGRPAEVLTIQEKGGTRSTIQNGLDWIRGTRATLAAQPKVPMALDELIVGTICGGSDGTSGITANPAVGRAFDAFIDAGAACIFEETGELVGCEFHMKSRAARPELGQEIVACVDKAARYYSILGHGSFAVGNADGGLTTQEEKSLGAYAKSGASPIVGIIKPGDIPPVGGLYLLDVVPDGEPRFGFPNISDNAEIGELIACGAHVILFTTGRGSVVGSAISPVIKICANPATYRNLSGDMDVDAGRILEGRGTLDEVGREVFDVTVKVAAGAASKSESLGHQEFILTYKTFDPVGPACLPANATPRHAVSIAPV; translated from the coding sequence ATGACAGCAACCACCGCTCCCCAGCTTCAGGGTTTCTTGCGCGCCGACGGCCGCAAGGGTATTCGCAATGTGATCGCGGTTGCTTATCTCGTGGAGTGCGCGCATCACGTGGCGCGCGAGATCGTCACGCAGTTTCGCCCCGCGTTCGATGCCTTCGATGAACCGAATACCGAACAGGAACCACCGGTTCATCTGATCGGCTTTCCCGGCTGCTATCCGAATGGCTATGCCGAAAAAATGATGGAACGGCTGACCACACATCCGAATGTGGGCGCGGTGCTGTTTGTATCGTTGGGATGCGAGAGCATGAACAAGCACTATCTCGTCGATGCCGTTCGCGCGAGCGGCCGTCCCGCCGAGGTCCTGACGATTCAGGAAAAGGGCGGCACCCGCAGCACGATCCAGAACGGCCTCGACTGGATTCGCGGAACGCGTGCGACGCTTGCCGCCCAGCCAAAAGTGCCAATGGCGCTCGATGAACTCATCGTCGGCACGATTTGCGGCGGTTCCGACGGCACCAGCGGCATTACGGCAAACCCCGCGGTAGGTCGCGCATTCGACGCATTCATCGATGCCGGCGCCGCCTGCATCTTCGAAGAGACCGGCGAACTCGTCGGCTGCGAATTCCATATGAAAAGCCGTGCGGCGCGGCCGGAACTCGGGCAGGAGATCGTCGCGTGCGTGGATAAAGCCGCGCGCTATTACTCGATCCTGGGACACGGTTCGTTTGCGGTCGGCAACGCGGACGGCGGCCTCACGACGCAAGAAGAAAAGTCGCTCGGCGCGTACGCGAAAAGCGGCGCGTCGCCCATTGTCGGCATCATCAAACCGGGCGATATCCCGCCGGTCGGCGGCTTGTATCTGCTCGATGTCGTGCCGGACGGCGAACCGCGTTTCGGTTTTCCGAACATCAGTGACAACGCCGAGATCGGCGAATTGATCGCATGCGGCGCGCACGTGATCCTGTTCACGACCGGGCGTGGTTCGGTGGTCGGCTCGGCCATCTCGCCCGTGATCAAGATCTGTGCGAACCCGGCGACGTACCGCAATCTCTCCGGCGATATGGACGTAGATGCCGGCCGCATCCTCGAAGGCCGCGGAACGCTCGACGAAGTAGGCCGCGAAGTATTCGATGTCACCGTGAAAGTCGCGGCAGGCGCTGCGTCGAAGTCCGAATCGCTGGGTCATCAGGAATTCATCCTGACGTACAAGACGTTCGACCCGGTCGGGCCTGCGTGCTTGCCGGCGAACGCTACGCCGCGGCACGCGGTATCGATTGCTCCGGTTTGA
- a CDS encoding aldo/keto reductase: MNPITGNPVVKKRKVGKTSLEVTALSLGSAPLGGLYHDLSEEDAQATIDAAWQAGIRFFDTAPHYGHTKAEHRMGDALRRYPREDYVLSTKVGRRFVPRTTPYDGSEGWSNPLPFQAIYDYTYDGILRSFEDSQQRLGIVDIDIVLIHDIGRITHGEKNAFYWRQLTDEGGFRALDELRASRGVKAVGLGVNEGAAVQEAMAEFNIDCALLAGRYTLLEQAVLDDLLPECEKRGVSILLGGAFNSGILARGLTHDNVPPKAINQKFNYGDAPPSIIERVDALERICREHGVALSSAALQFPYAHKVVATVLMGARNPDEVRSNVASFADPLPADLWDALRAAGLLHASAPVPERSGEAES, from the coding sequence ATGAACCCAATCACCGGAAACCCCGTCGTGAAAAAGCGCAAGGTTGGAAAAACATCGCTGGAAGTGACGGCGCTGTCGTTGGGCAGTGCGCCGCTTGGCGGCCTGTATCACGACTTGTCGGAAGAAGATGCGCAGGCAACGATCGATGCCGCCTGGCAAGCTGGCATCCGATTTTTCGATACCGCCCCGCACTACGGCCATACGAAAGCTGAACATCGCATGGGCGATGCACTGCGACGCTATCCGCGCGAAGACTACGTGTTGTCCACCAAAGTCGGACGCCGTTTTGTCCCGCGTACGACGCCATATGACGGCAGCGAAGGCTGGTCGAATCCCCTGCCTTTCCAGGCGATCTACGACTACACCTACGACGGCATTCTTCGTTCATTCGAAGATAGCCAGCAGCGTCTGGGAATCGTGGATATCGATATTGTTCTGATCCATGACATCGGCCGCATTACGCACGGCGAGAAGAACGCGTTTTACTGGCGGCAACTCACGGACGAAGGCGGTTTTCGCGCGCTCGATGAACTACGGGCATCGCGTGGCGTGAAAGCGGTCGGACTCGGCGTGAACGAAGGCGCGGCGGTTCAGGAAGCGATGGCGGAGTTCAATATCGATTGCGCGTTACTCGCCGGCCGATACACCTTGCTCGAACAAGCCGTCCTCGACGACTTGCTGCCCGAATGCGAGAAACGCGGCGTCAGCATCTTGCTGGGCGGTGCGTTCAACTCGGGCATTCTCGCGCGTGGTTTGACGCACGATAATGTGCCGCCGAAAGCGATCAACCAGAAGTTCAACTACGGCGATGCGCCGCCTTCGATCATCGAGCGCGTCGATGCGCTGGAACGAATATGCCGCGAGCATGGTGTCGCATTGTCGAGCGCGGCCCTTCAGTTTCCTTATGCGCATAAAGTTGTCGCCACCGTGCTGATGGGCGCGCGCAACCCCGACGAGGTACGGTCGAACGTTGCTTCATTCGCTGATCCTCTGCCCGCTGATTTATGGGACGCGTTGCGGGCGGCGGGACTGCTGCATGCATCGGCACCCGTGCCCGAACGTTCCGGCGAAGCCGAATCATGA
- a CDS encoding amidohydrolase family protein yields the protein MSVESVDAHQHFWDPSRGDYGWLTPELGGLYRVFGPDDLKPLREAENVSRTVVVQAAQTVDETRYLLDLARNDSSIAGVVGWVPLDAPNAADLIDELAREPKLKAVRPMLQDLPDDRWIENPALAPAIHALIKNNLAFDALIFPRHVASLTVFAKRFPDLRIVIDHGAKPQIKDGDAGWQIWADGIAELAALPQGLRCKLSGLATEAAPGWTTAILKPYVDHLLKQFGPDRLMWGSDWPVLNLNGDYAQWHDAARQLTSHLNAPQQQAIFGDTAKTFYRL from the coding sequence ATGAGCGTTGAATCCGTCGATGCGCATCAGCATTTCTGGGACCCATCGCGCGGGGACTACGGCTGGTTGACACCTGAGCTTGGCGGCTTATATCGCGTGTTTGGTCCGGATGACTTGAAGCCGCTTCGCGAAGCGGAGAATGTCTCTCGAACGGTGGTTGTGCAGGCGGCGCAGACCGTCGATGAAACCCGATACCTGCTTGATCTCGCGCGCAATGATTCATCTATCGCGGGCGTGGTCGGCTGGGTTCCACTGGACGCGCCGAACGCAGCCGATTTGATTGATGAACTGGCACGTGAGCCGAAACTCAAGGCCGTGCGCCCAATGCTGCAGGACCTGCCAGATGATCGCTGGATCGAGAATCCCGCGTTGGCGCCGGCAATTCACGCGCTGATAAAAAACAATCTCGCCTTCGATGCTTTGATATTTCCGCGCCACGTTGCGTCGCTGACGGTATTTGCGAAGCGTTTTCCTGATTTGCGGATCGTCATCGATCACGGCGCTAAACCGCAAATCAAGGACGGAGACGCCGGGTGGCAAATCTGGGCGGATGGCATTGCAGAGTTGGCGGCCTTGCCGCAAGGGTTGCGTTGCAAGCTCTCAGGTTTGGCGACCGAAGCTGCACCGGGCTGGACAACGGCAATACTGAAGCCTTACGTCGATCATCTTTTGAAGCAGTTCGGACCGGATCGCTTGATGTGGGGAAGCGACTGGCCGGTGCTGAACCTGAACGGCGATTACGCACAATGGCATGACGCAGCGCGGCAATTGACGTCGCACCTGAACGCACCACAACAACAAGCCATTTTCGGCGACACCGCAAAGACGTTCTACCGCTTATAG
- a CDS encoding ureidoglycolate lyase: protein MKLLRFGPNGQEKPGLLDQNGKIRDLSNVIDDIAGDTLSDASLAKLRAIDPSTLPEVTGEPRIGPCVARVGKFVCIGLNYADHAAESNLPVPTEPVLFGKWTSAICGPNDDIEIPRESKKTDWEVELGVVIGKHAKYVSEADALDYVAGYCVINDVSEREWQIEHGTQWDKGKGFDTFGPIGPWLVTKDEIADPQRLDMWLEVDGHRYQNGSTKTMVFGVAELVAYLSKVMSLQPGDVISTGTPPGVGMGVKPAPVYLKAGQTVRLGIQGLGEQQQRTVDAK, encoded by the coding sequence ATGAAACTGCTGCGCTTTGGGCCGAACGGTCAGGAAAAACCGGGTTTGCTGGATCAGAACGGCAAGATTCGCGACTTGTCGAACGTTATTGACGACATCGCAGGCGACACGCTATCCGACGCCTCCCTTGCCAAACTGCGCGCAATCGATCCGTCCACGCTGCCTGAAGTGACGGGCGAACCGCGCATTGGCCCGTGCGTGGCGCGCGTGGGCAAGTTTGTGTGTATCGGATTGAATTACGCCGATCACGCTGCCGAATCGAACCTGCCGGTTCCGACTGAACCGGTGCTGTTCGGCAAATGGACCAGCGCGATTTGCGGCCCGAACGACGATATCGAGATTCCGCGTGAATCGAAAAAGACCGACTGGGAAGTCGAACTCGGCGTGGTGATCGGCAAGCATGCAAAGTACGTCAGCGAAGCAGACGCGCTGGACTACGTTGCAGGCTATTGCGTGATCAACGACGTTTCCGAGCGCGAGTGGCAGATCGAGCACGGTACGCAATGGGACAAGGGCAAGGGTTTCGACACCTTCGGCCCGATTGGTCCGTGGCTTGTCACGAAGGACGAAATCGCCGATCCGCAGCGTCTCGACATGTGGCTCGAAGTCGACGGTCACCGTTATCAGAACGGCAGCACCAAGACGATGGTCTTCGGCGTTGCCGAACTGGTCGCGTATCTGTCGAAGGTGATGAGCCTGCAACCGGGTGATGTCATCTCCACGGGCACGCCTCCGGGCGTGGGCATGGGCGTGAAACCCGCGCCGGTTTACCTGAAAGCAGGTCAGACGGTTCGTCTCGGCATTCAGGGATTGGGCGAACAGCAACAACGCACGGTCGACGCGAAGTAA
- a CDS encoding PaaI family thioesterase has protein sequence MAEIVDIARGALNAQPFSALLGTKLMQVDSTSLTLCLTIRDELRQQHGFVHGGVVSYLVDNALTFAGALRLGPKVVTGEYKINYLRPAVSGTLMARARVIYAGMTQATCQCDVYVTDGGTERLVAVAQGTIHRISEMAAELEPVSA, from the coding sequence ATGGCCGAAATTGTCGATATCGCACGGGGCGCGTTGAACGCGCAGCCGTTTAGCGCCTTGCTGGGAACGAAGCTCATGCAGGTCGACTCCACGAGTCTCACGCTATGCCTGACCATTCGTGATGAACTCAGGCAGCAACACGGTTTTGTGCACGGCGGTGTGGTGAGTTATCTCGTCGATAACGCCCTGACCTTTGCCGGCGCGCTGCGCCTCGGGCCGAAGGTGGTCACCGGCGAATACAAGATCAACTATCTGCGGCCGGCGGTATCGGGCACCTTGATGGCTCGCGCACGCGTGATCTATGCCGGAATGACGCAGGCAACGTGTCAATGCGACGTGTACGTCACCGATGGCGGCACGGAACGCCTCGTCGCGGTCGCACAAGGAACGATTCATCGGATCAGCGAAATGGCTGCGGAACTGGAGCCGGTGAGCGCTTGA
- a CDS encoding AGE family epimerase/isomerase has translation MHDPDFTAGTSSTGAALKAHYERVVLPIWRGPGYNPAMRLAYEAVSADGVTPVPARRYRAMACARQLFVFAHAGDIGHADTLFDSLQTYFQDRKNGGWFYSVDASGAPHERQKDLYTHAFVIFACAEYARRAAPAAAQKALTVLEETSAIIERLMSAEGGLFQSAMTEDFSTALGSPLQNPLMHLTEAWLAARDATGFAVFDHRLEKLAAAVSSAFVHQETGCIAELPIGSANNWLEPGHQFEWLFLVEGSGHAAFGAAGLEHALFRAFDFVQQCGVDPVTGGVAASVSGHGGVIDSTQRIWAQTEYLRALATHSGDAVRAQLPAQIERFTKRFLRPNGWIESQTADGVIVRSEMPSTTPYHLATAYDALP, from the coding sequence ATGCACGACCCAGATTTCACTGCGGGAACATCCTCCACCGGCGCGGCCCTGAAGGCGCATTACGAGCGCGTCGTGTTGCCCATCTGGCGCGGCCCGGGCTACAACCCGGCAATGCGTCTCGCCTACGAAGCCGTTTCCGCCGATGGCGTGACGCCCGTCCCCGCGCGTCGCTACCGCGCGATGGCATGCGCCCGCCAGCTCTTCGTGTTCGCGCACGCGGGGGACATCGGACACGCCGATACGCTGTTCGATTCGCTTCAGACCTATTTTCAGGACAGGAAAAACGGCGGTTGGTTCTATAGCGTCGACGCGAGCGGCGCGCCGCACGAGCGCCAAAAAGACCTCTATACGCACGCATTCGTGATTTTTGCCTGCGCGGAATATGCCCGGCGTGCGGCACCGGCGGCCGCGCAGAAAGCGCTGACGGTGCTCGAAGAAACATCGGCGATCATCGAGCGCCTGATGAGCGCCGAAGGCGGCTTGTTTCAATCCGCAATGACCGAGGACTTCTCCACCGCACTCGGCTCGCCGCTGCAAAACCCGTTGATGCATTTGACCGAAGCGTGGCTCGCCGCGCGCGACGCCACTGGCTTCGCCGTGTTCGACCATCGGCTGGAAAAGCTTGCGGCCGCTGTCTCGAGCGCATTCGTGCATCAGGAAACGGGGTGTATCGCTGAATTGCCGATTGGAAGCGCCAATAACTGGCTCGAACCGGGTCATCAATTCGAATGGCTGTTCCTGGTCGAAGGCAGCGGGCACGCGGCTTTCGGAGCAGCCGGGCTTGAGCACGCGTTGTTCCGCGCGTTCGATTTCGTGCAGCAATGCGGCGTGGATCCGGTGACGGGCGGCGTGGCTGCATCGGTCAGTGGACATGGCGGCGTGATCGATTCGACCCAGCGCATCTGGGCACAGACCGAATATCTGCGCGCGCTCGCCACGCACTCCGGCGATGCCGTTCGCGCTCAACTGCCCGCGCAGATCGAACGCTTTACGAAACGGTTCCTGCGGCCGAACGGGTGGATCGAAAGCCAGACGGCGGATGGCGTTATCGTCCGGTCGGAAATGCCTTCGACTACGCCCTACCACCTCGCAACCGCGTACGACGCGTTGCCCTGA
- a CDS encoding MgtC/SapB family protein, translated as MLGNMDLIARLILAAALGSVIGFERERLSWAAGLRTHMLVCVGSTLIMIVSAFGFADVLGRDHIVLDPSRIAAQVVSGIGFLGAGSILLRGEIIRGLTTAASLWSVAAIGLAVGGGLYTASIAATIIILIILAGIKPLERRFISVKQRRQLTLLVERGTLNFHALHEALGAGSVRVKQFVVQQSDDSADLDEVQISLSRVSATEYQAICARLRALDTVREFKEEGAL; from the coding sequence ATGCTAGGCAATATGGACCTCATCGCGCGGCTCATCCTGGCCGCTGCGCTCGGCAGCGTGATCGGCTTCGAACGCGAACGGCTCTCGTGGGCGGCCGGGCTGCGCACGCACATGCTCGTATGCGTCGGATCGACGCTCATCATGATCGTGTCGGCGTTTGGTTTTGCCGATGTCCTCGGCCGCGATCACATCGTCCTCGATCCATCGCGGATCGCGGCGCAGGTGGTATCGGGGATCGGCTTTCTCGGCGCGGGCTCCATTCTGTTGCGCGGCGAGATCATCCGCGGCCTCACGACGGCGGCGAGCCTGTGGTCGGTCGCCGCGATCGGACTCGCCGTGGGCGGCGGACTCTACACGGCATCGATCGCTGCCACCATCATCATCCTGATCATTCTTGCGGGTATCAAGCCGCTGGAACGGCGGTTCATATCGGTGAAACAGCGCCGTCAGTTGACCTTGCTCGTGGAGCGCGGCACGTTGAATTTCCACGCGCTGCACGAGGCGCTTGGTGCGGGAAGCGTGCGGGTGAAGCAGTTTGTCGTACAGCAAAGCGATGATTCCGCCGACCTGGATGAAGTGCAGATTTCGCTGTCGCGGGTGTCGGCGACGGAATATCAGGCGATTTGCGCAAGGTTGCGCGCGCTGGATACCGTGCGTGAATTCAAGGAAGAAGGCGCACTGTAG
- a CDS encoding 3-hydroxyacyl-CoA dehydrogenase family protein: MGVGIATQAALHGYPTIVHDIDAARLASVQAKAEAILDELIDAGVFHADDKAVVLGRIETTDKLERVATAGFIVEAIPELLELKNRTYRALEPLLRDDAIFASNTSGFPPDLLAQVLENKARFVIAHFWNPPHTIPLVEVVPGTETDPEVTRRTADLMTAIGMEPVVLTKAIPGFVGNRLQFAVLREALAIVRSGAATPEVVDAVMKASLGRRYGMVGPLESADLGGLDTLLDIGLHLMPELAKDEDVLQLMRERVENGHVGVRSGQGFYDWDDAHHARVKAGRKRLIHHTAKQTRKNHE, translated from the coding sequence ATGGGCGTTGGCATTGCAACACAGGCGGCGCTGCACGGTTACCCGACCATCGTTCATGACATCGATGCCGCGCGGCTGGCGTCGGTGCAGGCAAAAGCAGAGGCAATCCTTGACGAACTGATCGACGCCGGCGTTTTCCATGCGGACGATAAAGCGGTTGTCCTCGGGCGCATTGAAACCACGGACAAGCTCGAACGTGTGGCGACGGCGGGGTTTATCGTGGAAGCGATTCCCGAATTGCTCGAACTGAAAAACCGGACCTATAGGGCGCTCGAACCGTTACTGCGCGACGACGCCATCTTTGCCAGCAATACCAGCGGTTTTCCGCCCGATCTTCTCGCGCAAGTGCTGGAAAACAAGGCTCGGTTCGTGATTGCGCATTTCTGGAATCCACCGCATACCATCCCGCTCGTTGAAGTCGTACCGGGTACAGAAACCGATCCCGAGGTCACACGCCGCACGGCAGATTTGATGACGGCCATCGGCATGGAACCCGTTGTGCTGACAAAGGCTATTCCGGGCTTCGTTGGCAACCGGCTGCAGTTTGCCGTGTTGCGAGAGGCGCTGGCTATCGTGAGGTCGGGCGCGGCGACCCCGGAAGTTGTCGATGCCGTGATGAAAGCGTCGCTCGGCCGGCGTTACGGCATGGTCGGACCGCTGGAAAGCGCGGATCTGGGCGGGCTCGACACGCTGCTCGACATTGGCTTGCATTTGATGCCCGAACTTGCGAAGGATGAAGACGTCCTGCAGCTGATGCGCGAGCGCGTGGAAAACGGTCACGTGGGCGTGCGCAGCGGGCAGGGCTTTTATGATTGGGACGACGCACACCACGCGCGCGTGAAGGCGGGGCGCAAACGGCTGATCCATCACACGGCAAAGCAGACCAGGAAGAATCATGAATGA